Genomic window (Daucus carota subsp. sativus chromosome 5, DH1 v3.0, whole genome shotgun sequence):
GCAAAGGGTCCGGCTGACAGGTATAGGTACAAGGGTTCCCCAGGTAGAGCCTTCGTCAGGATCGGAGGTTTGGACAAGTATTCCTTGATCTCATCAAGGGCTCTTTGGCAGTCCGGGCTCCATTCTACTTTCTTCTGATTTTTTGCCCCTTTTAACAATTCAAAGAATGGTAGGCATCTTTCAGCAAGTTTGGAGACAAATCTTCGTAGTGCTGCTAATGATCCAGCTAGCTTTTGGACTTCCCTCTGAGTCCGGGGTGGTTGCATCTCTTGTACTGCTTTGATCTTCTCCGGATTGGCCTCGATACCCCGGTTGCTCACCATAAACCCCAAAAACTTTCCAGCTTCTACTCCAAAGGTGCACTTGTCCGGGTTGAGCTTTAGCTTAGTCCTTCTCATATTCTCGAAACATTCTTTGAGATCCGAGATGTGTCCTGGTATTGAAGTGGACTTGGAGATTATATCGTCGACATAGCATTCCAAGTTCCTACCAAGTTGGtctttgaaaatttcattcattgccTTCTGGTATGTGGACCCGGCGTTTCTTAGGCCGAAAGGCATCAATTTGTATGCATAGACTGCCCGATGGGTTATGAAGGCGGTTTTGGCTATGTCTGCTGGGTTCATCTTTACCTGATTGTAGCCGGAGAAAGCATCCATAAAGCTTAACATAAGGTGTCCGGACGTGGCGTCTATCAATTGGTCTATGCTGGGTAGAGGATAAGGGTCTTTGGGGCATGCAGCATTCAGATCCGTGTAATCAACGCACATCCTCCACTTGCCGTTTGCCTTTTTTACCATGACTACGTTGGCTAACCATTCCGGATACTTTATCTCACATATGATATCCGCCTTCATTAGCTTGCCAACCTCTTCATCTATTGCCTTTTGTCTTTCTGGAGCGAAGTTTCTTCGTTTTTGCTTGACTGGTTTCTTTTTGGGGTCTACATCCAGACTATGCATTGCTAGAGATTCATCCAATCCGGGCATGTCGTCTGGGCTCCATGCAAAGACATCCGCATAATCTCGGAGTAGTTGGATGAGTTCTTCTTTGAAAACGGTGTCCAGGCCTTTTCCAATCTTGATCTTTCTTGAAGGGTTGTTTTCTTCGATCAGGATAGACTCGGTTTCGACCGCAGCTTCGACCTTGGTCAATTCTTGTGCTGAGATCATTTGTTGGATCCGGGCGTCAGTGTTCTTTTCGACGAAATCTTGAGCTGAGCTCATGGTTGCTTTCTGTTTGCTTTGTCTAGGACCAGGGTTGGTTGCTCCCGGGTTATGATTGCCCGGGTCTAGGTCGATGACCTGGACTTCACCTTTGGAGTTTGTTCTTGGGTAAGGTCTGTTTTTTGTTGCTTCTTTGTTTTTGGAAGACCGTTGCTTTTCTTTTGTTGTCCATATGTGTTTCCGCCATTACCAAGGCTTGACTGAAACATACCCCGGCTGTTTCCGAATCTCCTTTGACTTCTCCTACCCCAAACGGGGTTGGGAACTTGAATTTCAGGTGCGTAACAGAAGTGATGGCTTCGATTTTGTTTAGACCCGGACGGCCAATGATCACATTGTAGGAGGAAGGTGTGTCTGTGACATAGAATTTGATCATGTGGACGACCTGGGTTGGGGCTGTGCCAAAACGGACCGGGAGGTAAAGGGTTCCCAGGACCGGGACAATGCTGTTCCCGAATCCGTATAGGGGGTCCTCCCTGTAGTCGTTCATCCGGATGTTCCCTAGTTGCATTCGGTCCATGGTATGTTTGAACAAGATGTTTGCTGAAGAGCCGTTGTCGACTAGGATCCGTCTAACCTCATTCTCGGCTATATCCAAGGTTACCACCAAGGCCTGATTGTGACCCCGGGTGACCCCCTCGAAGtccttgctgctgaaggaaATGACTTGTTCGGGGAAGGTTTGTATGGACATTACCTCTTGACATGAGTCCGGGCTGGGAGGAGGGGAACAGGATCCTCCCAAGACCACATTGACTATGTTCTTTTGTTTCCCCGAACCTTCTCCCTTGTTTGCTGTGTTCCGGGCTATGTATTGCCCCATGTTGCCTTTGCTGATTTGCTCTTCAATGAAATACTTGAGGGATATGCAGTTTTCCGTCTTGTGACCGTGGGTGCCATGATAGTCACAATGGCGGTTGGTGGGTCTGCTCTCTGGAGGAGTCTGCATGGGTTTTGGAGCATAATAGAAAGGTTTGTCCCGGATCTCCTTGAGTATGTCTTCCCTGGATCGGTTGAGGGGAGTCCATTCGGGCTCTGGTTTTGGCTCTCTGGCTGGTCTGTTTGGGCCGGGATCACTTCTAGACCCGGATCCTGGTTGGCTGGCTCTCTTAGAACCTGAATGCTGGATGAAGTTGGTTTGTCTATCTGGCTTGAATTTCTTGTCCTGGTGATATTCTTTTCTAGGTCTGTCCTCGACCTGTTTCCCTTTTAAGCTACCCTGTCGGGTCATTCTCATGGCTTGGAGTACGTCGGTTTCCTTAATGAATTTCGCGGCCATGGCATAGGCAGCTGCCAGGCTCTGGGGTTCTTTGTTAATCAACTCGACCACATATCTTTCATTTTGTTCCGGGTCCAGGTTTCTTCGGAATATGCTCAGAGCCTCACGCTCATCCAGGttggaaattttgttgattgcttcctggAAACGTTTCATGTAGTCTGAAAGTGCCTCGTTGTCATATTGACGAACCGTTTCCAGGTGACACATATGAAGTTCATGTGTCTTGTTTGCTCGAAACCTTCTGAGGAAGGCTTCCCTGAAGTCTTTCCAAGACCCGATGCTCCGGGAAGGGATCCGGCTGAACCATCTCTGGGCCCCCCCTTGAATGTGGATGCGAAAAAGCGGCATTTGGTCAGATCATTGTAGTAATAGATCTGGGCTATCTGTTCAAAATAGTGCAGGTGTTCCTCCGGGTCACCCAGTCCATTGAAGGATTCAAAGTTGTAGTGTTTCATGCCTTTTTGTCGGGGAATGGATTCCAAAGAGTGGCTGAAGGGAGTCAGG
Coding sequences:
- the LOC108221620 gene encoding uncharacterized protein LOC108221620, with the protein product MKRFQEAINKISNLDEREALSIFRRNLDPEQNERYVVELINKEPQSLAAAYAMAAKFIKETDVLQAMRMTRQGSLKGKQVEDRPRKEYHQDKKFKPDRQTNFIQHSGSKRASQPGSGSRSDPGPNRPAREPKPEPEWTPLNRSREDILKEIRDKPFYYAPKPMQTPPESRPTNRHCDYHGTHGHKTENCISLKYFIEEQISKGNMGQYIARNTANKGEGSGKQKNIVNVVLGGSCSPPPSPDSCQEVMSIQTFPEQVISFSSKDFEGVTRGHNQALVVTLDIAENEVRRILVDNGSSANILFKHTMDRMQLGNIRMNDYREDPLYGFGNSIVPVLGTLYLPVRFGTAPTQVVHMIKFYVTDTPSSYNVIIGRPGLNKIEAITSVTHLKFKFPTPFGVGEVKGDSETAGVCFSQALVMAETHMDNKRKATVFQKQRSNKKQTLPKNKLQR